A region from the Halomarina litorea genome encodes:
- a CDS encoding alpha/beta fold hydrolase, with amino-acid sequence MTPWFELGQRRDHPYVRVGPPPEESGETPLVVVTGLNDPLLRVTDALWFAGAVASLGVRLRARGYPGAVYVYSRPVGLPADHTTRDMARALARALPAPSVDLLGVSMGGFVAQHLAADAPDRVDHLVCGLAGARLSPRGRDLIERWREWAAAGEWGRIYRAGADAVAVGPLRRAMRAATYPYERLVSMPPAAVDFDVSARACLSHDASDALAGVEVPTLVVGGTEDPFFAAEEFRRTADVADAPFARLDGLGHEAVVCEGPRFDRPVLEFLTPGK; translated from the coding sequence GTGACCCCGTGGTTCGAACTCGGCCAGCGACGCGACCACCCGTACGTCCGCGTCGGTCCACCCCCCGAGGAGTCGGGCGAGACGCCGCTCGTCGTCGTCACGGGCCTCAACGACCCGCTGCTTCGCGTCACCGACGCGCTCTGGTTCGCCGGCGCCGTCGCCTCCCTCGGCGTCCGTCTCCGGGCACGGGGCTACCCCGGTGCGGTGTACGTCTACAGCAGACCGGTCGGTCTCCCGGCGGACCACACGACGCGCGACATGGCGCGGGCCCTCGCGAGGGCGCTCCCCGCACCATCGGTGGACCTCCTCGGCGTCTCGATGGGTGGGTTCGTCGCCCAGCACCTCGCGGCCGACGCTCCCGACAGGGTCGACCACCTCGTCTGCGGGCTGGCGGGCGCGCGCCTGAGTCCCCGCGGTCGGGACCTCATCGAGCGCTGGCGCGAGTGGGCCGCGGCGGGCGAGTGGGGCCGCATCTACCGTGCGGGGGCAGACGCCGTCGCCGTGGGACCCCTCCGTCGGGCGATGCGCGCCGCCACGTACCCCTACGAACGCCTCGTGTCGATGCCGCCCGCAGCGGTGGACTTCGACGTCTCGGCGCGGGCCTGTCTCTCCCACGACGCGAGCGACGCACTCGCCGGTGTCGAGGTCCCGACGCTCGTCGTCGGCGGGACCGAGGACCCCTTCTTCGCCGCCGAGGAGTTCCGCCGGACCGCCGACGTCGCCGACGCCCCGTTCGCCCGTCTCGACGGTCTTGGCCACGAGGCCGTGGTCTGCGAGGGGCCGCGGTTCGACCGGCCAGTCCTGGAGTTCCTCACCCCCGGGAAGTGA